The Zingiber officinale cultivar Zhangliang chromosome 9A, Zo_v1.1, whole genome shotgun sequence genome window below encodes:
- the LOC122019326 gene encoding GDSL esterase/lipase At5g41890 encodes MASPFVALFLSLLLLQLLLLLPLFVLGLRLPAVRYPTIVLGDSLVDVGNNNYLFTISKANSPPYGIDFAPSGGQPTGRFTNGRTTSDLVVQALGKNSFPPPYLAGNNCSNAVQNGINYASGASGILDETGSLFVERIPLSMQVKYFEETRDYMERTLGKNATEFLKTAVFQIITGSNDILNYFEPSVYFFGDKKLAPTALQDILVSNLTLHLKRLHELGARKFLVIGVGPIGCIPYLRVIKLVKKGECLSAANTLIQGYNMKLIRAINKLNEDLGPESVFVYANIYDIFQDIIQDYHKYGFENPYDPCCGLSFPPLCLRVRDGNSSTILCKDRNKYVFWDAYHPTEAANIIIAKKLIAGDANATSFNLRRLYSG; translated from the exons ATGGCTTCACCATTTGTTGCATTGTTCctgtctcttcttcttcttcaactgCTGCTGCTGCTTCCATTGTTTGTTCTTGGCCTTCGTCTTCCAGCAGTTCGCTACCCCACCATCGTCCTCGGTGATTCTCTCGTCGACGTTGGGAACAACAACTATCTCTTCACCATCTCCAAAGCTAACTCACCTCCTTACGGCATTGATTTCGCGCCTTCTGGCGGCCAACCTACAGGAAGATTCACTAATGGCAGAACCACAAGTGATCTCGTAG TTCAAGCTTTGGGGAAGAATTCTTTCCCTCCACCCTATTTAGCCGGCAACAACTGTAGCAATGCTGTTCAGAATGGCATCAACTATGCTTCAGGTGCTTCTGGGATATTGGACGAGACAGGATCTTTGTTT GTTGAGAGAATACCATTGAGCATGCAGGTGAAATATTTTGAAGAAACCAGAGATTACATGGAGAGAACTCTGGGAAAGAATGCTACTGAGTTCCTAAAGACCGCTGTCTTCCAAATAATAACAGGGTCTAATGACATCTTGAACTACTTCGAGCCATCCGTATATTTCTTTGGAGATAAGAAGCTCGCCCCAACAGCTCTTCAGGACATATTGGTCTCCAACTTAACTCTGCATCTAAAG AGATTGCATGAGCTCGGGGCAAGAAAGTTTCTAGTCATTGGGGTAGGACCTATTGGATGCATACCGTATCTTCGAGTAATAAAGTTGGTGAAAAAAGGGGAATGCTTATCAGCTGCAAACACACTAATCCAAGGTTACAACATGAAGTTGATCAGGGCAATCAACAAGCTAAATGAAGATCTGGGTCCTGAATCTGTTTTCGTATATGCGAATATCTACGACATTTTCCAAGATATAATTCAAGACTATCACAAATACG GATTTGAAAATCCATATGATCCTTGTTGTGGCCTAAGCTTTCCTCCTCTCTGCCTCAGAGTCCGTGATGGCAACTCCAGCACCATCCTCTGCAAAGATAGAAACAAGTATGTGTTTTGGGATGCATATCACCCAACTGAAGCCGCTAACATTATCATTGCAAAGAAATTAATTGCTGGCGATGCAAATGCAACTTCCTTCAACCTACGAAGGTTGTATAGTGGTTAA
- the LOC122020159 gene encoding C-terminal binding protein AN-like isoform X2: MRRQGSAGFPPSDLMAAEAPLVVALNCLEDTSLEQEALAGVATVEHVGSAALADGRIESAAAVILHSLSLLPGPAQRRLRPWQLVLCLGSADRVIDSALAADLGLRLVHVDCSRAEEVADTVIALFLSLLRRTHFLSRPSSASAGWFGSIPPLCRGMRRCRGLVLGIVGRSASASCLATRILAFKMSVLYFDVHHEVTDKSRRSAIAFPSAARRMDTLNDLLAASDLVSLHCSLSDATMHILNAECLQHIKPGAFIVNTASSQLIDDRALKQLLINGTIAGCALDGAEGPQWMEAWVREMPNVLILPRSADYSEEVWMEIREKAITILQSFFLDGIVPDYAISDEDEMISGIVCKDEHTKKEVKETQTQQIHGLEQQINESHLTSEYIYKKDNREFNISHVSAVSQNVGSITEGRHSGTSKKGKKRPARRRSHQEPDDYSAGESDTSYTLDQDDDTATSGREKVLGSGSRLTSPEDPRNKLMCTSEPTLDSSPKQVSVNAEVNENSVQLLKDGFIIALRARDCQGYHVSRQRNQGGGWFLDTMSNISKRDPAAEFLVCFRSKGIIGLRSLSSGGKLLQAVLEVSIEILATVNEDGITRWID; encoded by the exons ATGCGGCGTCAAGGAAGCGCGGGGTTTCCACCGTCGGATCTCATGGCGGCGGAGGCGCCCCTTGTGGTGGCTCTCAACTGCCTCGAAGACACCTCACTGGAGCAGGAGGCCCTCGCTGGGGTCGCCACCGTCGAGCACGTCGGCAGCGCGGCCCTCGCCGACGGGCGCATCGAGTCGGCCGCAGCTGTTATCCTGCACTCGCTCTCCCTCTTACCCGGCCCCGCCCAGCGCCGCCTCCGCCCTTGGCAGCTCGTCCTCTGCCTCGGCTCCGCCGACCGCGTCATCGACTCCGCTCTCGCCGCTGATCTAGGGCTCCGCCTCGTCCACGTCGACTGCAGCCGAGCCGAGGAAGTGGCTGACACCGTCATTGCCCTGTTTCTCAGCCTCCTCCGCCGGACCCACTTCCTTTCCCGCCCGTCCTCCGCCTCGGCCGGTTGGTTCGGATCGATCCCGCCGCTGTGCCGGGGAATGCGAAGGTGCCGTGGCCTTGTTCTTGGGATCGTTGGCAGGTCGGCCTCTGCAAGTTGCCTGGCCACCAGGATCCTTGCATTTAAGATGAGCGTGCTCTACTTCGATGTCCACCACGAG GTGACAGACAAATCAAGACGGTCTGCTATTGCATTTCCTTCTGCAGCTCGAAGGATGGACACCCTAAATGATTTGCTGGCAGCAAGTGATCTTGTTTCACTTCACTGTTCACTCTCAGATGCTACCATGCATATTCTTAATGCAGAATGCCTGCAACATATAAAGCCTG GTGCATTTATAGTTAATACAGCTAGCAGTCAATTGATAGATGATCGTGCATTAAAACAACTATTGATTAATGGTACCATAGCCGGTTGTGCATTGGATGGTGCTGAGGGGCCACAATGGATGGAAGCATGG GTAAGAGAGATGCCAAATGTGCTAATTCTTCCTCGCAGTGCAGACTATAGTGAAGAAGTATGGATGGAAATAAGGGAAAAAGCAATCACCATATTACAGTCATTTTTCCTTGATGGAATTGTACCAGATTATGCTATATCTGATGAAGATGAAATGATAAGTGGAATTGTATGTAAAGATGAGCATACAAAGAAGGAAGTAAAAGAAACTCAAACTCAGCAGATTCATGGTCTTGAACAGCAGATAAATGAGAGCCACTTGACTTCAGAATACATCTACAAGAAGGATAACCGTGAATTTAACATTTCTCATGTTTCAGCTGTTTCCCAAAATGTAGGCTCTATAACTGAAGGCAGGCATAGTGGAACAAGTAAAAAGGGTAAGAAGAGACCTGCTCGCCGAAGATCCCACCAGGAACCAGATGATTATTCAGCAGGAGAGAGTGATACTAGTTATACATTAGATCAAGATGATGATACGGCAACAAGTGGAAGGGAGAAAGTGTTAGGTTCTGGTTCTAGGTTAACTTCTCCTGAGGATCCTAGAAATAAACTAATGTGCACCTCTGAGCCTACACTAGACTCGTCACCAAAACAGGTGTCAGTAAATGCAGAAGTTAATGAAAATTCTGTTCAACTGCTGAAAGATGGTTTCATCATTGCCCTACGTGCAAGAGATTGCCAAGGATATCATGTCTCTAGACAAAGAAATCAAGGAGGTGGCTGGTTCCTTGATACAATGTCAAACATATCAAAGAGGGATCCGGCTGCAGAATTCCTTGTTTGCTTTAGAAGCAAG GGCATAATCGGGTTGCGGTCTTTATCGTCTGGTGGGAAACTCTTACAG GCTGTCCTAGAAGTAAGTATAGAGATCCTTGCGACTGTCAATGAAGACGGCATCACTAGATGGATTGATTAA
- the LOC122020159 gene encoding C-terminal binding protein AN-like isoform X1, with the protein MRRQGSAGFPPSDLMAAEAPLVVALNCLEDTSLEQEALAGVATVEHVGSAALADGRIESAAAVILHSLSLLPGPAQRRLRPWQLVLCLGSADRVIDSALAADLGLRLVHVDCSRAEEVADTVIALFLSLLRRTHFLSRPSSASAGWFGSIPPLCRGMRRCRGLVLGIVGRSASASCLATRILAFKMSVLYFDVHHEVTDKSRRSAIAFPSAARRMDTLNDLLAASDLVSLHCSLSDATMHILNAECLQHIKPGAFIVNTASSQLIDDRALKQLLINGTIAGCALDGAEGPQWMEAWVREMPNVLILPRSADYSEEVWMEIREKAITILQSFFLDGIVPDYAISDEDEMISGIVCKDEHTKKEVKETQTQQIHGLEQQINESHLTSEYIYKKDNREFNISHVSAVSQNVGSITEGRHSGTSKKGKKRPARRRSHQEPDDYSAGESDTSYTLDQDDDTATSGREKVLGSGSRLTSPEDPRNKLMCTSEPTLDSSPKQVSVNAEVNENSVQLLKDGFIIALRARDCQGYHVSRQRNQGGGWFLDTMSNISKRDPAAEFLVCFRSKGIIGLRSLSSGGKLLQINRRMEFVFASYNFDVWEAWTLRGPTLEECKLVNCKKPSAVLEVSIEILATVNEDGITRWID; encoded by the exons ATGCGGCGTCAAGGAAGCGCGGGGTTTCCACCGTCGGATCTCATGGCGGCGGAGGCGCCCCTTGTGGTGGCTCTCAACTGCCTCGAAGACACCTCACTGGAGCAGGAGGCCCTCGCTGGGGTCGCCACCGTCGAGCACGTCGGCAGCGCGGCCCTCGCCGACGGGCGCATCGAGTCGGCCGCAGCTGTTATCCTGCACTCGCTCTCCCTCTTACCCGGCCCCGCCCAGCGCCGCCTCCGCCCTTGGCAGCTCGTCCTCTGCCTCGGCTCCGCCGACCGCGTCATCGACTCCGCTCTCGCCGCTGATCTAGGGCTCCGCCTCGTCCACGTCGACTGCAGCCGAGCCGAGGAAGTGGCTGACACCGTCATTGCCCTGTTTCTCAGCCTCCTCCGCCGGACCCACTTCCTTTCCCGCCCGTCCTCCGCCTCGGCCGGTTGGTTCGGATCGATCCCGCCGCTGTGCCGGGGAATGCGAAGGTGCCGTGGCCTTGTTCTTGGGATCGTTGGCAGGTCGGCCTCTGCAAGTTGCCTGGCCACCAGGATCCTTGCATTTAAGATGAGCGTGCTCTACTTCGATGTCCACCACGAG GTGACAGACAAATCAAGACGGTCTGCTATTGCATTTCCTTCTGCAGCTCGAAGGATGGACACCCTAAATGATTTGCTGGCAGCAAGTGATCTTGTTTCACTTCACTGTTCACTCTCAGATGCTACCATGCATATTCTTAATGCAGAATGCCTGCAACATATAAAGCCTG GTGCATTTATAGTTAATACAGCTAGCAGTCAATTGATAGATGATCGTGCATTAAAACAACTATTGATTAATGGTACCATAGCCGGTTGTGCATTGGATGGTGCTGAGGGGCCACAATGGATGGAAGCATGG GTAAGAGAGATGCCAAATGTGCTAATTCTTCCTCGCAGTGCAGACTATAGTGAAGAAGTATGGATGGAAATAAGGGAAAAAGCAATCACCATATTACAGTCATTTTTCCTTGATGGAATTGTACCAGATTATGCTATATCTGATGAAGATGAAATGATAAGTGGAATTGTATGTAAAGATGAGCATACAAAGAAGGAAGTAAAAGAAACTCAAACTCAGCAGATTCATGGTCTTGAACAGCAGATAAATGAGAGCCACTTGACTTCAGAATACATCTACAAGAAGGATAACCGTGAATTTAACATTTCTCATGTTTCAGCTGTTTCCCAAAATGTAGGCTCTATAACTGAAGGCAGGCATAGTGGAACAAGTAAAAAGGGTAAGAAGAGACCTGCTCGCCGAAGATCCCACCAGGAACCAGATGATTATTCAGCAGGAGAGAGTGATACTAGTTATACATTAGATCAAGATGATGATACGGCAACAAGTGGAAGGGAGAAAGTGTTAGGTTCTGGTTCTAGGTTAACTTCTCCTGAGGATCCTAGAAATAAACTAATGTGCACCTCTGAGCCTACACTAGACTCGTCACCAAAACAGGTGTCAGTAAATGCAGAAGTTAATGAAAATTCTGTTCAACTGCTGAAAGATGGTTTCATCATTGCCCTACGTGCAAGAGATTGCCAAGGATATCATGTCTCTAGACAAAGAAATCAAGGAGGTGGCTGGTTCCTTGATACAATGTCAAACATATCAAAGAGGGATCCGGCTGCAGAATTCCTTGTTTGCTTTAGAAGCAAG GGCATAATCGGGTTGCGGTCTTTATCGTCTGGTGGGAAACTCTTACAG ATCAATAGGAGAATGGAGTTTGTATTTGCGAGTTATAATTTTGATGTGTGGGAGGCTTGGACATTGCGTGGTCCTACATTGGAAGAATGTAAACTAGTTAACTGCAAAAAACCATCG GCTGTCCTAGAAGTAAGTATAGAGATCCTTGCGACTGTCAATGAAGACGGCATCACTAGATGGATTGATTAA
- the LOC122019327 gene encoding late embryogenesis abundant protein 18-like — protein MQSAAEKMKDATSKAKEKVKEFAGKAEGTAEAATARTPEERAAAKERAKAREKEAEAEYHEEKAEHREEAAAKHGIAGVPLAGTGHRHHRRPVGTHPTYPTSGGKYM, from the coding sequence ATGCAATCGGCGGCGGAGAAGATGAAGGATGCGACAAGCAAAGCGAAAGAGAAGGTGAAGGAGTTCGCCGGGAAGGCGGAGGGGACAGCAGAGGCCGCCACGGCCCGGACGCCGGAGGAGCGAGCTGCCGCGAAGGAACGGGCCAAGGCGAGGGAGAAGGAGGCCGAGGCGGAGTATCACGAGGAGAAGGCGGAGCACCGGGAGGAGGCCGCTGCAAAACACGGCATCGCCGGCGTGCCCCTTGCCGGCACTGGACACCGTCACCACCGCCGCCCGGTGGGAACGCACCCAACTTATCCAACGTCCGGCGGGAAGTACATGTAA